One genomic region from Phorcysia thermohydrogeniphila encodes:
- the tgt gene encoding tRNA guanosine(34) transglycosylase Tgt: protein MEFQVIRKDGNARYGILRGTHGETETPCFMPVGTLGAVKGVTWDRIGQMGYSLVLSNVYHLYLRPGLEILQEAGGIHPFTGWKGLILTDSGGFQVFSLSKLMKITEDGIYFKSHIDGSEHFFSPEFVVEFEEKIGVDIGMVLDECTPYPATYEYAKHSMERTVRWALRSIRARTTDKTAIFAIVQGGVYNDLRLKCVEMLSELPFEGFAIGGLSVGEPKDEMYRITRLVASQLPEDKPRYLMGVGKPEDILEAVEAGVDMFDCVIPTRNARNGTLFTSRGKINIKAAKFKRDFSPVDPECDCYTCKNFSRAYLRHLYVSGEINAAILNTIHNLHFYGRLMKDIREAIKKGKFQEFKRNFLEKYSSQEGSG, encoded by the coding sequence ATGGAATTTCAGGTTATCAGAAAAGACGGCAACGCCAGATATGGAATCTTAAGAGGAACACACGGAGAAACAGAAACTCCCTGCTTCATGCCAGTTGGAACGCTTGGAGCAGTTAAAGGGGTTACTTGGGACAGAATCGGTCAGATGGGTTACTCCTTAGTCCTATCAAATGTCTACCACCTCTATTTACGGCCGGGACTTGAAATACTTCAAGAAGCTGGAGGTATACACCCCTTTACAGGCTGGAAAGGCCTAATCCTCACAGACAGCGGAGGTTTTCAGGTCTTTAGCCTTTCCAAACTGATGAAAATCACAGAAGACGGTATCTACTTTAAGTCCCACATAGACGGCTCTGAGCACTTCTTTTCTCCAGAGTTTGTAGTTGAGTTTGAGGAGAAAATAGGCGTAGATATAGGGATGGTCTTAGACGAGTGCACTCCTTACCCAGCAACCTACGAGTATGCCAAGCACTCAATGGAGAGAACAGTAAGGTGGGCATTAAGGAGTATAAGGGCAAGGACGACGGACAAAACGGCGATTTTTGCAATCGTTCAGGGAGGAGTCTACAACGACCTGCGCCTAAAGTGTGTAGAGATGCTCTCTGAGCTTCCCTTTGAGGGTTTTGCAATAGGTGGTTTAAGCGTTGGAGAACCGAAAGATGAGATGTATAGAATAACGAGGCTTGTAGCTTCACAGCTACCAGAGGATAAACCTCGCTACTTAATGGGAGTGGGGAAACCTGAAGATATTTTAGAGGCCGTAGAGGCCGGCGTTGATATGTTTGACTGCGTTATTCCTACAAGGAACGCAAGGAACGGAACGCTTTTTACTTCAAGAGGAAAGATAAACATAAAAGCTGCAAAGTTTAAAAGAGACTTTTCACCAGTAGACCCTGAGTGTGACTGCTACACCTGTAAAAACTTTTCAAGGGCTTACCTAAGACACCTCTACGTTTCTGGAGAAATAAACGCTGCAATCCTCAATACAATACACAACCTTCACTTTTACGGTAGGCTAATGAAAGACATAAGAGAGGCCATAAAGAAGGGAAAGTTTCAGGAGTTTAAGAGAAACTTCTTGGAGAAATACTCATCACAGGAAGGAAGTGGTTAA
- a CDS encoding DUF814 domain-containing protein, giving the protein MERKAYLLFSGGLDSIIAAKLLQKLGFKVVGVHVTSPFFEKEPEKLKELAEKLGIELKIIEAGDDYLEMLKNPVYGYGKNVNPCIDCKAYMLRKLKEIAGDEGVIATGEVLGQRPMSQHMQAFRSIEKLSGLKGRILRPLSGKLLPPTIYEEQGIVSKEELLDLKGRSRKRYPEILRNLGIDIDNLPTPAGGCLLTEPSFAVKVRDLMEHGELTWENVRLLKIGRHFRLGDCKLVVGRNAVENATIRKILSDKDYLITVPGIPSPDALLRCKGEPERDVLRIAAGIVARYSDAKNEPKVEVAVYRNGKLIERLEVEPIRDTTPYSVTHKGS; this is encoded by the coding sequence ATGGAGAGAAAGGCTTACCTGCTCTTCTCTGGAGGTCTTGACAGCATAATAGCTGCAAAGCTTTTACAGAAGTTAGGTTTTAAAGTTGTTGGCGTTCACGTTACTTCTCCATTCTTTGAAAAAGAGCCAGAGAAGCTAAAAGAGCTCGCAGAGAAACTGGGCATTGAGCTGAAAATTATTGAGGCCGGCGACGATTACCTTGAGATGCTCAAAAATCCGGTCTACGGTTACGGAAAGAACGTTAATCCCTGCATAGACTGTAAGGCCTACATGCTGAGGAAGTTAAAAGAGATTGCAGGGGATGAAGGAGTAATCGCTACAGGGGAGGTTTTAGGACAGAGACCAATGTCCCAACACATGCAAGCCTTTAGGAGTATAGAGAAGCTCTCTGGTCTAAAGGGCAGGATTTTAAGACCCCTTTCTGGGAAGCTTCTACCTCCGACAATTTATGAGGAGCAGGGGATTGTCAGTAAGGAGGAGCTCCTTGACCTTAAAGGGAGGTCCCGAAAACGCTACCCTGAGATACTGAGAAATCTCGGCATAGACATTGACAACTTGCCCACTCCGGCAGGTGGATGTCTCCTTACAGAGCCTTCCTTTGCCGTTAAAGTTAGAGATTTAATGGAGCACGGTGAGCTTACTTGGGAAAACGTAAGACTCCTCAAGATAGGAAGGCACTTTCGCCTTGGCGACTGTAAGCTTGTAGTTGGTAGGAACGCTGTGGAAAACGCTACGATAAGGAAGATTCTCTCTGATAAAGACTACCTCATTACCGTTCCCGGAATCCCTTCCCCCGATGCTCTCTTAAGGTGTAAGGGTGAACCAGAGAGAGATGTATTAAGGATTGCTGCCGGTATAGTGGCTAGGTACTCTGACGCTAAGAATGAGCCAAAAGTTGAAGTAGCCGTTTACAGAAATGGTAAACTAATAGAAAGGTTGGAGGTAGAACCTATTCGGGATACTACCCCCTACTCCGTTACTCATAAAGGTTCTTGA
- a CDS encoding potassium channel family protein translates to MGITVHRFLFILSILMLLVVFSTVGIMLIEKWSFLDALWHTIITISTVGYGEIHPLSTAGKIFTMVVIVIAFVVFAYGASMVASMLFEGELKRIFVIKRMEKMASRLKDHTIVCGLGRTGLAAIKELWREKVPFVVVEKDEQKIEEAREKYPNLIYIHGDATQDETLIKAGIKSAANLIVATANDADNLFITLSAKNLNPKIRIVTRANREENVLKLKRAGATEVILPNVIGGLRMASLAIRPSVVSFLDIVTHHGEIDLRLEEVNVPKGSPFHGKLLKELEIPKKTGVIVIGVRREDGSFILNPTPTTMVLEGDALIIIGTREQAEKLKELVKGGSDD, encoded by the coding sequence ATGGGAATAACAGTTCACAGATTTCTCTTCATCCTGTCAATTTTAATGCTCCTCGTTGTCTTTTCAACTGTAGGCATAATGCTCATTGAAAAGTGGTCTTTCCTTGACGCCCTCTGGCACACAATTATCACAATTTCAACCGTAGGATACGGAGAGATTCACCCCCTATCAACGGCCGGAAAAATCTTCACAATGGTGGTAATAGTCATAGCCTTTGTCGTATTTGCCTACGGAGCATCAATGGTTGCATCAATGTTATTTGAAGGAGAACTCAAAAGAATATTCGTTATAAAGAGGATGGAAAAAATGGCTTCAAGGCTGAAGGACCACACGATAGTCTGCGGACTTGGGAGGACAGGGCTTGCTGCTATAAAGGAGCTCTGGAGGGAAAAAGTTCCCTTCGTCGTCGTTGAAAAGGACGAGCAGAAAATAGAAGAAGCTCGGGAGAAATACCCTAACTTAATCTACATCCACGGCGACGCCACGCAGGACGAAACCCTCATAAAGGCGGGAATTAAGTCTGCTGCCAACCTCATAGTGGCAACGGCAAACGACGCAGATAACCTCTTCATTACCCTCTCTGCCAAAAACCTTAACCCAAAGATAAGAATCGTTACCCGTGCAAACAGGGAGGAGAACGTCCTTAAGCTGAAGAGGGCTGGAGCTACAGAAGTTATCCTCCCCAACGTGATAGGTGGCCTTAGAATGGCCTCACTTGCCATAAGGCCAAGCGTCGTCAGCTTCCTTGATATTGTTACCCACCACGGTGAAATTGATTTAAGACTTGAAGAGGTAAACGTCCCAAAAGGCTCTCCATTTCACGGAAAACTCCTAAAAGAGCTTGAGATACCCAAAAAGACTGGAGTTATCGTTATCGGAGTCAGAAGGGAGGACGGCTCCTTTATCCTCAATCCAACGCCAACAACGATGGTTCTTGAAGGGGATGCGCTGATTATTATTGGAACGAGGGAACAGGCTGAGAAGCTTAAGGAGCTCGTTAAGGGAGGGAGTGATGATTAA
- a CDS encoding RusA family crossover junction endodeoxyribonuclease, whose translation MKFKFFFVGKIPSKANYKKISHRRVGGELKPFIINNPQVLSSQKEAIYQLHIQKLAYGLDKFPIETPVKVSISFLLSGRVRQRDIDNAEKFVGDILEKGGVLKRDSLIYIKERVEKRLGIKGFDEIVIVEIEELSEEERKERESEVAELPPEFYQFLKKIKRELPDEDRAGRKG comes from the coding sequence GTGAAGTTCAAGTTCTTTTTTGTCGGCAAAATCCCAAGTAAGGCAAACTACAAGAAAATCTCCCACAGACGCGTGGGAGGTGAGTTAAAGCCGTTTATAATAAACAATCCTCAAGTTCTATCCTCCCAGAAAGAGGCAATTTACCAGCTTCACATCCAAAAGCTTGCCTATGGTTTAGATAAATTTCCTATAGAGACTCCTGTTAAGGTGTCAATTTCCTTTCTTCTTTCGGGTAGAGTTAGGCAAAGGGATATTGATAATGCAGAAAAGTTTGTAGGAGATATTCTTGAAAAAGGTGGGGTTCTAAAGAGGGATTCGCTTATCTACATTAAGGAAAGGGTTGAAAAGAGACTTGGGATAAAGGGTTTTGATGAGATAGTCATAGTGGAGATAGAGGAGCTTAGTGAGGAGGAGAGAAAGGAGCGGGAGTCAGAGGTTGCAGAGCTCCCGCCGGAGTTCTATCAGTTTTTAAAAAAAATTAAACGGGAGTTGCCAGATGAAGATAGAGCTGGACGTAAAGGTTGA
- the mutS gene encoding DNA mismatch repair protein MutS, which yields MKKTKLTPALKQYLELKEKYKDAILMFRMGDFYEMFFEDAEIAAKELEIALTSRAFGKSSEKAPMCGVPYHAVETYIAKLVKKGYKVAICEQLEEPKPGKKVVDRGVVRVITPGTYFEDESEDRFLMAVYPSRKSYCVAWTELSTGDLYFTTVDKKGFQSLLSKFRPKEIIVPEGFSDYTGIKEILPEAIIQEKDRSYYEAEKVVSPEVESEGERRALSALLTFIKETQIQFVPKLKAPKRYTGERFIYIDPQTQKNLELVEPLDSRLPQASLLGVLDRTKTGMGKRLLKFWILHPLKEKEEIEKRLNAVEELKESFLVADELREALSKVYDIERLLSKVTSGIANPRDLAALRSSLRVLPQIKELLSNFSSELLSKIYENFDDLYDIFCELERVLVDNPPATSKEGGIIRDGVHDELDELRRIRSEAENIIREIEERERKRTGIASLKVGFNNVFGYYIEVSKPNLHLVPEDYIRKQTLVNAERFITPELKEFEEKVLSAQERIEKLEYQLFTELRSFVSRHSERIAKTAEDIATIDVLLSLAKVAEERGYTKPKITEGYVIKIKDGKHPILEKFLEEDFIPNDTLLTEKEFILVVTGPNMGGKSVFLRQTALITLMAQMGSFVPAKSAEIGVVDRIFSRVGAADNLSRGLSTFMMEMVETANILNNATKKSLVILDEIGRGTSTYDGMSIARAVIEYISGKVGAKTLFATHYHELTELEGKVKGVKNYHVSVEEVDGKVVFTHKVLPGASEKSYGIHVAELAGLPTEVIERAKEILSTLESRERERQKEEEELPLLKVAEKREVRYEEKKEELPSGVRELIEELQKVEISTTTPLEALLLLSRLKEKVKNLKLPS from the coding sequence TTGAAGAAGACGAAGCTAACTCCGGCTCTTAAACAGTACTTAGAGCTAAAGGAAAAGTACAAAGACGCCATCCTGATGTTCAGGATGGGAGATTTTTACGAAATGTTCTTTGAGGACGCAGAAATTGCCGCCAAGGAGCTTGAAATAGCACTCACTTCAAGGGCTTTCGGCAAGTCCTCAGAGAAAGCCCCAATGTGCGGCGTTCCCTACCACGCCGTTGAAACCTACATAGCCAAGCTCGTAAAGAAAGGTTACAAGGTAGCAATCTGCGAACAGCTTGAAGAGCCAAAACCCGGTAAAAAGGTTGTGGACAGGGGAGTAGTAAGGGTTATTACTCCGGGAACTTACTTTGAGGACGAGAGCGAAGATAGATTCCTAATGGCAGTTTACCCTTCCAGAAAGAGCTACTGCGTTGCGTGGACGGAGCTCTCAACCGGCGACCTCTACTTTACAACGGTAGATAAAAAAGGTTTTCAGTCCCTCCTTTCAAAGTTTAGACCTAAGGAGATAATCGTCCCGGAAGGCTTTTCAGACTACACGGGCATAAAAGAAATCCTTCCTGAGGCAATTATCCAAGAAAAGGACAGAAGCTACTACGAAGCCGAAAAGGTAGTCTCTCCGGAAGTTGAATCTGAAGGAGAAAGGAGAGCTCTCTCTGCCCTCCTTACCTTTATTAAAGAAACCCAGATACAGTTCGTTCCCAAGCTAAAAGCTCCCAAAAGGTACACCGGTGAAAGGTTTATCTACATAGACCCCCAAACCCAGAAAAACTTAGAGCTCGTTGAACCCTTAGACAGCAGACTTCCCCAAGCCTCCCTCCTTGGCGTCCTTGACAGGACAAAAACCGGAATGGGAAAAAGGCTTTTAAAGTTCTGGATTCTCCACCCCCTAAAAGAGAAAGAGGAAATAGAAAAAAGGTTAAACGCAGTTGAGGAGCTAAAAGAGAGCTTTTTAGTTGCAGACGAGCTAAGAGAAGCCCTTTCAAAAGTTTACGACATAGAGAGGTTACTCTCTAAGGTAACTTCAGGTATTGCCAACCCGAGGGACTTGGCAGCTTTAAGAAGTTCTCTTCGGGTTCTTCCTCAGATTAAAGAGCTCCTTTCAAACTTCAGCTCGGAGCTCCTTTCAAAAATTTACGAAAACTTTGACGACCTCTACGATATCTTCTGCGAACTTGAGAGAGTCCTCGTAGACAATCCCCCTGCAACTTCTAAAGAGGGTGGAATCATCAGGGACGGCGTTCACGACGAGCTTGACGAGCTAAGGAGAATCAGAAGTGAAGCAGAAAACATCATAAGGGAAATAGAGGAGAGGGAAAGGAAGAGGACGGGCATAGCAAGCCTTAAGGTAGGGTTTAACAACGTCTTCGGCTACTACATAGAGGTCTCAAAACCCAACCTCCACCTTGTTCCGGAGGACTACATAAGGAAGCAGACCTTAGTCAACGCCGAAAGGTTCATAACCCCAGAGCTGAAAGAGTTTGAGGAGAAGGTTCTCTCTGCTCAGGAGAGGATAGAAAAGCTTGAATACCAGTTATTTACGGAGCTCCGCTCCTTCGTTTCAAGACACTCAGAAAGAATAGCGAAAACGGCAGAGGATATCGCAACCATTGACGTCCTTCTTTCTTTGGCAAAGGTAGCAGAGGAAAGGGGCTACACAAAGCCAAAGATAACAGAAGGTTACGTCATTAAGATTAAAGACGGGAAACACCCAATCTTAGAAAAGTTCCTTGAGGAGGACTTCATACCAAACGATACCCTCTTAACAGAAAAGGAGTTCATCCTCGTTGTAACCGGCCCAAACATGGGAGGTAAGTCAGTTTTTCTAAGACAGACGGCTCTAATTACACTGATGGCACAGATGGGCTCTTTTGTTCCGGCTAAAAGCGCCGAGATAGGAGTAGTAGACAGGATATTCTCAAGGGTAGGAGCCGCAGATAACTTAAGCCGAGGACTTTCTACCTTTATGATGGAGATGGTTGAAACGGCAAACATCCTGAACAACGCTACAAAAAAGAGTTTGGTAATCCTTGACGAAATCGGAAGGGGAACGAGCACCTACGACGGAATGAGCATAGCAAGGGCTGTTATAGAGTACATATCCGGTAAAGTCGGGGCTAAAACCCTTTTTGCCACCCACTACCACGAGCTCACAGAGCTTGAAGGAAAGGTTAAGGGCGTTAAGAACTACCATGTTTCAGTAGAAGAGGTTGACGGTAAAGTTGTTTTCACCCACAAGGTTCTGCCGGGAGCTTCTGAAAAATCTTACGGAATACACGTTGCAGAGCTTGCAGGCCTACCGACAGAAGTAATAGAAAGGGCAAAGGAGATTCTCTCTACCTTAGAGTCAAGAGAGAGAGAAAGACAAAAGGAAGAGGAGGAGCTCCCACTCCTTAAAGTCGCAGAAAAAAGAGAGGTTCGTTACGAGGAGAAAAAGGAGGAGCTTCCAAGTGGCGTGAGGGAGCTGATTGAGGAGCTCCAAAAAGTAGAAATCTCAACTACAACCCCATTAGAAGCACTTCTGCTTCTCTCAAGACTAAAAGAAAAGGTAAAAAACCTGAAACTACCCTCGTAG
- the hpf gene encoding ribosome hibernation-promoting factor, HPF/YfiA family, producing the protein MATLRLNLIGDGIELTGAIKNILEGKFSKLEKYLGDDEEREVFADIIVRKEKYRASVEIIIYNVFDHTLRIKKETDDLYTAIDYVVDAAEKQLRRLKDKVQNEAKREGQRSKRQITFVEEEVSEKPIEIIEVEPELYKPITVEDAVIKLLGSNREFFVFCNAETGNAAVVYKRKDGNIGLIEMPACK; encoded by the coding sequence ATGGCAACCCTCAGACTAAATCTCATTGGAGATGGCATTGAGTTAACAGGTGCCATCAAAAACATTCTGGAGGGAAAGTTTAGCAAACTTGAAAAGTATCTAGGGGATGATGAAGAAAGAGAGGTATTTGCAGACATCATCGTCAGAAAAGAGAAATATCGCGCCTCTGTAGAAATCATCATTTATAACGTCTTTGACCATACTCTCAGGATAAAGAAGGAAACGGATGACCTCTACACAGCCATTGATTATGTTGTTGACGCAGCCGAGAAGCAACTGAGAAGGCTCAAAGACAAAGTTCAAAACGAAGCCAAAAGGGAAGGCCAGAGGTCAAAAAGACAGATCACTTTCGTTGAGGAGGAAGTTTCTGAAAAGCCTATTGAAATAATAGAAGTTGAACCAGAACTTTACAAGCCAATCACCGTTGAAGACGCCGTAATAAAACTCTTAGGTTCAAACAGGGAGTTCTTCGTCTTCTGTAACGCTGAAACGGGCAATGCCGCTGTTGTTTACAAGAGGAAGGACGGCAATATAGGCCTCATAGAAATGCCCGCCTGCAAGTAA
- a CDS encoding NAD(P)/FAD-dependent oxidoreductase, with protein sequence MKIELDVKVEPDSSLEEELKKLGIEEDYRIVRKSLDARKKPYFLYRVLVDLPEETAKKFIEEGRAREHVPVPEVQIPLVSQKKRVLVVGAGPAGLFSALVLARGGLEVTLVERGKPVEERVKDVTNFWKKRKLNENSNVQFGEGGAGTFSDGKLTTRVKDKKKHFVYSVLVECGAPPEILYENKPHIGTDKLREVIPALREKLKSLGVEFRFSTLLKDLRLEDGRVVEVTLKDLSTGLETVEKYDYIFLAVGNSARDTFETLAKRGITLQAKPFAVGLRVIHRQRSINRLQYGKKWFKHPKLPPADYAFSYRSRSGRNVFTFCMCPGGYVICASSEENSVVCNGMSNYKRDSGYANSAVVVQVFPEDFGNDPFEAINFQRALERAAFVMGGSNYAMPAQRVVDFIEGTSSSELIEDGYIPEIKSARLDRLLPKELTRPIKEAFLYWKEKVPFFVPGNATFVGVETRTSSPVRIVRKEDYTSVSAENLYPIGEGAGYAGGITSSAIDGVNAALSLLEKLK encoded by the coding sequence ATGAAGATAGAGCTGGACGTAAAGGTTGAGCCTGATAGTAGCTTAGAGGAAGAACTGAAAAAGCTTGGCATAGAGGAAGATTATCGGATAGTCAGGAAATCCCTTGATGCCCGTAAAAAGCCCTACTTCCTCTATAGGGTTCTTGTTGACTTACCAGAGGAAACTGCCAAGAAGTTTATAGAGGAGGGAAGAGCAAGGGAGCACGTTCCGGTTCCGGAAGTTCAGATACCTTTAGTTTCTCAGAAGAAGAGAGTTCTCGTAGTTGGAGCAGGTCCTGCAGGTCTTTTTTCTGCCTTGGTTTTAGCCCGTGGGGGACTGGAGGTTACCCTTGTTGAGAGGGGAAAGCCTGTTGAGGAGAGGGTTAAGGACGTTACTAACTTCTGGAAGAAGAGGAAACTAAACGAGAACTCAAACGTTCAGTTTGGAGAGGGAGGAGCTGGAACGTTCTCCGACGGAAAGCTAACAACCAGAGTTAAGGACAAGAAGAAGCACTTTGTTTATAGCGTTTTGGTGGAGTGTGGAGCTCCTCCTGAGATTCTCTACGAGAACAAGCCCCACATTGGAACTGATAAACTACGTGAGGTTATTCCAGCCCTTAGAGAGAAGCTAAAGTCCTTGGGCGTTGAGTTTAGGTTCTCTACCCTCTTAAAGGATTTAAGGCTTGAAGATGGCAGGGTAGTAGAAGTTACACTTAAGGACCTTTCTACCGGACTTGAAACTGTAGAAAAGTACGACTACATCTTTTTGGCCGTTGGAAACAGCGCAAGGGATACCTTTGAGACCCTTGCAAAAAGGGGGATTACCCTGCAGGCAAAGCCCTTTGCCGTTGGCTTGAGAGTTATTCACCGTCAAAGGAGCATTAACAGGCTTCAGTACGGTAAGAAGTGGTTTAAACACCCAAAGCTCCCGCCTGCAGACTACGCCTTTAGCTATAGGTCAAGGAGCGGAAGGAACGTCTTTACCTTCTGCATGTGTCCGGGTGGTTACGTAATATGTGCTTCTTCTGAGGAGAACAGCGTAGTCTGTAACGGAATGAGCAACTACAAGAGGGACAGCGGTTACGCAAACAGTGCCGTTGTTGTTCAGGTTTTCCCAGAAGACTTTGGAAACGACCCCTTTGAGGCGATAAACTTTCAGAGGGCTTTAGAGAGAGCTGCCTTTGTAATGGGAGGGAGCAACTACGCAATGCCTGCTCAAAGGGTTGTTGACTTTATAGAGGGGACGAGTTCCTCAGAGCTTATAGAGGACGGCTACATACCTGAGATAAAGAGCGCAAGGCTTGATAGACTCCTTCCAAAGGAGCTTACAAGGCCGATAAAGGAGGCCTTCCTCTACTGGAAAGAGAAAGTTCCATTCTTCGTTCCCGGTAACGCCACTTTTGTAGGCGTTGAGACAAGAACTTCATCTCCTGTTAGAATCGTGAGGAAGGAGGACTACACAAGCGTTTCTGCCGAGAACCTGTACCCTATCGGAGAGGGTGCAGGCTACGCAGGGGGTATTACGAGCTCAGCCATAGATGGAGTAAATGCAGCCCTTTCTCTCTTGGAGAAGCTAAAATGA
- a CDS encoding bile acid:sodium symporter family protein → MRKIPDLLWLWTLLIVPLGLLKPELFMPLKPYIKPLLGTVILSMGLTLRPEDFKIILERPKLVLIGLFSQYAVMPLLGLVFGVFFFKNLPPDFTAGQVLTGSCPTGVVSNVYTFLAGANVALSISLSAVNTFVSPVLTPALTAVLVSKIVHVDLLKLFLDMVQVTLIPVVLGIVINYYFGDRLQKVKPFLPVYSTLAVVLIVGFVVSAGHKKILSLPPSSVLFLLLASLFHLLFGFWFGYVIPRLLGVTKRERITISIETAMQNSGLATVLAISQWGALSALPAVTYSVVQNLVGPFVCQLFRKMIEGWSPLKWLRG, encoded by the coding sequence ATGAGGAAGATACCTGACCTTCTGTGGCTCTGGACTCTCTTGATTGTTCCCCTTGGGCTTTTAAAGCCAGAACTTTTTATGCCCCTAAAGCCCTACATAAAGCCACTCCTTGGAACTGTTATCCTGTCAATGGGGTTAACTCTAAGGCCTGAGGACTTTAAGATTATCCTTGAAAGGCCAAAATTGGTTCTCATAGGGCTATTTTCCCAGTACGCCGTTATGCCACTTCTTGGGTTAGTCTTTGGAGTGTTTTTCTTTAAGAACCTACCACCAGACTTTACGGCAGGTCAGGTTCTAACCGGTTCGTGTCCAACGGGCGTTGTCTCTAACGTCTATACCTTCTTGGCCGGTGCAAACGTAGCCCTTTCAATATCCCTCTCTGCCGTTAATACCTTTGTTTCTCCAGTTTTGACTCCTGCTTTAACGGCAGTTTTGGTTTCTAAGATTGTCCACGTTGACCTTTTAAAGCTCTTCTTAGACATGGTTCAGGTTACCTTAATTCCTGTGGTTCTTGGAATAGTTATCAACTACTACTTTGGCGATAGGCTACAGAAGGTAAAACCCTTTCTTCCGGTTTACTCTACGTTGGCAGTTGTTCTGATTGTCGGTTTTGTCGTTTCTGCAGGACACAAAAAGATTCTTTCTCTCCCCCCAAGCTCTGTTCTTTTTCTCCTTTTAGCTTCCCTCTTTCATCTTCTCTTTGGTTTCTGGTTTGGTTACGTTATTCCACGCCTCCTTGGGGTAACAAAGAGGGAGAGGATAACGATTTCAATTGAAACGGCGATGCAGAACTCTGGACTTGCGACTGTTTTAGCGATTTCTCAGTGGGGAGCTCTCTCAGCCCTCCCTGCCGTTACTTACAGCGTCGTCCAGAACCTCGTTGGTCCTTTTGTCTGTCAACTGTTTAGAAAGATGATAGAGGGTTGGTCTCCCTTAAAGTGGCTACGAGGGTAG
- a CDS encoding DNA gyrase inhibitor YacG translates to MDGVKCPNCGKRTSWENNPFRPFCSEKCKLADLSRWLNEEYAVAVEESSLEEDEANSGS, encoded by the coding sequence ATGGACGGAGTAAAATGTCCAAACTGCGGTAAGAGAACAAGCTGGGAGAACAACCCATTTAGGCCTTTCTGCTCGGAGAAATGTAAGCTTGCAGACCTCTCAAGGTGGCTAAACGAAGAATACGCAGTAGCTGTGGAGGAGAGCTCCCTTGAAGAAGACGAAGCTAACTCCGGCTCTTAA
- a CDS encoding RluA family pseudouridine synthase, giving the protein MPEVVVESSFHKTRLDQFISAVADISRSQAKELIEEGLVLVDGTIVKKPSFKVKEGQKVSFEIPEPEPLELEPENIPLDVVYEDRDVIVINKPAGLVVHPAPGHTSGTLVNAILYHCKDLQGIGGTLRPGIVHRLDKDTAGLIVVAKNDLAQQSLVEQFKNRTVGRFYRALIFGIPKKEHDRIVVPIGRDKFDRKKFSPRTTSPKEAITNYWVIGKFPEHNVSEIKCKLETGRTHQIRVHMSYLGHPLLGDRTYGYKPSRIEDETLRKLIDEMGMHALCAYYLAFDHPRTGERMEFEVELPEGYRKVLEYLVSGGC; this is encoded by the coding sequence ATGCCGGAAGTTGTGGTTGAGAGCTCTTTCCACAAGACAAGGCTTGACCAGTTTATTTCCGCTGTTGCCGACATTTCCCGCTCTCAGGCTAAAGAACTTATAGAGGAGGGGCTTGTCCTTGTTGACGGAACTATCGTAAAAAAGCCCTCTTTCAAGGTTAAAGAGGGGCAGAAAGTATCCTTTGAAATACCAGAGCCAGAACCTTTAGAGCTTGAACCTGAGAACATTCCCCTTGACGTTGTCTACGAAGATAGGGACGTTATTGTCATAAATAAGCCTGCAGGTCTTGTTGTTCACCCTGCTCCGGGGCACACTTCCGGAACGCTTGTGAACGCTATCCTTTACCACTGTAAGGATCTTCAGGGAATAGGGGGAACGCTTCGGCCGGGAATTGTTCACAGGCTTGACAAGGACACAGCGGGACTGATAGTCGTTGCAAAGAACGACCTTGCCCAGCAGTCCCTCGTTGAGCAGTTTAAGAACAGGACGGTGGGGAGATTTTACAGAGCCCTCATTTTCGGCATCCCTAAGAAGGAGCACGACCGTATAGTAGTCCCTATCGGAAGGGACAAGTTTGACAGGAAGAAGTTTTCTCCAAGGACAACTTCGCCAAAGGAGGCGATAACAAACTACTGGGTGATTGGAAAGTTCCCAGAGCACAACGTTTCTGAAATAAAGTGTAAGCTTGAAACGGGAAGAACTCATCAGATAAGGGTTCACATGTCCTACTTGGGGCATCCCCTCTTAGGGGATAGGACTTACGGCTATAAGCCTTCTCGGATTGAGGATGAGACTTTAAGGAAGCTTATAGACGAGATGGGAATGCACGCCCTCTGTGCCTACTACCTTGCCTTTGACCACCCAAGGACGGGGGAGAGGATGGAGTTTGAGGTGGAGCTCCCAGAAGGTTATAGGAAAGTTCTGGAGTACTTGGTTTCAGGTGGTTGTTAG